A section of the Quatrionicoccus australiensis genome encodes:
- a CDS encoding D-amino acid aminotransferase: protein MTPYVADPVYLNGQFLPLAAAGISPLDRGFLYGDGVYEVIPVYSRRAFRIDEHLKRLQATLDGIKLANPLPVDAWKEVVFKLIASAPWDDQSIYLQVTRGADDKRDHAFPPATVTPTAFAFASPLVTTPAEVRARGVAAITVPDLRWSRCDLKVISLLANVLARQQAVEQGCAEALLLRDGWLKEGAASNIFVVRDGVLLAPPKTQLMLPGITYDVILELAAQHGQALEVREISETELRAADEVWMTSSTKEILAITTLDGQPVGHGKNAGRPGPVGEQMWQWYQDFKNTVMRKG from the coding sequence ATGACCCCTTACGTCGCCGACCCGGTTTATCTGAATGGCCAGTTCCTGCCGCTCGCCGCGGCCGGCATCTCGCCGCTCGACCGCGGTTTCCTGTACGGCGACGGGGTTTATGAAGTCATTCCGGTCTATTCCCGGCGCGCCTTTCGCATCGATGAACACCTCAAGCGCCTGCAGGCGACGCTGGACGGCATCAAGCTGGCCAACCCGCTGCCGGTCGACGCCTGGAAAGAGGTCGTTTTCAAGCTGATCGCCAGCGCGCCCTGGGACGACCAGTCGATCTACCTGCAGGTGACACGCGGCGCCGACGACAAGCGCGACCACGCCTTTCCGCCGGCCACCGTCACGCCGACCGCCTTTGCTTTCGCCTCACCGCTGGTTACTACGCCAGCCGAGGTCAGGGCCAGAGGCGTTGCTGCGATCACGGTGCCCGACCTGCGCTGGAGCCGCTGCGACCTCAAGGTCATCTCGCTGCTCGCCAACGTGCTGGCCCGTCAGCAGGCGGTCGAACAGGGCTGTGCCGAAGCATTGCTGCTGCGCGACGGCTGGCTCAAGGAAGGCGCCGCCTCGAACATTTTCGTGGTCAGGGACGGCGTGCTGCTGGCGCCGCCCAAGACGCAGCTGATGCTGCCCGGCATCACCTACGACGTGATCCTCGAACTCGCAGCCCAACATGGGCAGGCGCTGGAAGTGCGCGAAATCAGCGAAACTGAACTTCGCGCCGCGGATGAGGTCTGGATGACCTCATCGACCAAGGAAATCCTGGCGATCACGACGCTGGACGGTCAACCGGTCGGACATGGCAAAAATGCCGGCCGCCCCGGCCCGGTCGGCGAACAGATGTGGCAGTGGTACCAGGACTTCAAGAACACGGTAATGCGTAAAGGCTGA
- a CDS encoding D-alanyl-D-alanine carboxypeptidase family protein, whose protein sequence is MPLFRNILVLALSLVCAGSALAQQQPVPPALAAKSWLLLEMGSGQMLTAEKPDERLEPASLTKLMTAYLTFSAIHKKTIALTQPLPVSEKAWRTGGSKMFVRVDTQVPVEDLIKGMIVQSGNDACVTLAEAIAGSEDNFAQMMNREAQRLGMKSSSFRNSTGLPDPEHYTTARDLSILAGALIRDFPEEYKKYYSMKEFTYNGITQPNRNRLLFIDPSVDGVKTGHTDAAGYCLISSALRDKRRLLSVVLGTASDSARATESLKLLNWGFLSYDAVTLFAKEQPVAALRVWKGQQSQVKAGFTNDMAIAVPKGYAESVKSEFVAEPRLIAPIELGQKLGTLKVSVDGKPYGEYPVVALEKIEIGNIFIRILDSIRLWFN, encoded by the coding sequence ATGCCGCTGTTTCGCAATATTCTTGTCCTTGCCCTGAGCCTCGTTTGTGCCGGCTCGGCGCTCGCCCAGCAACAACCCGTACCCCCTGCCCTCGCCGCCAAATCCTGGCTGCTGCTGGAAATGGGCTCCGGCCAGATGTTGACCGCCGAGAAGCCCGACGAACGTCTCGAACCCGCTTCGCTGACCAAGCTGATGACGGCCTACCTGACCTTCTCGGCCATCCACAAGAAAACCATCGCCCTCACCCAGCCTCTGCCGGTTTCGGAAAAGGCCTGGCGCACCGGCGGCTCCAAGATGTTCGTCCGGGTCGACACGCAAGTTCCGGTTGAAGACCTGATCAAGGGCATGATCGTCCAGTCCGGCAACGATGCCTGCGTCACGCTGGCCGAAGCCATCGCCGGCAGCGAGGACAACTTCGCGCAGATGATGAACCGCGAAGCACAACGCCTCGGCATGAAGTCCTCCAGCTTCCGCAACTCGACCGGCCTGCCCGATCCCGAGCACTACACCACGGCGCGCGACCTCTCCATCCTGGCCGGCGCGTTGATCCGCGACTTCCCCGAGGAATACAAGAAGTATTACTCGATGAAGGAATTCACCTACAACGGCATCACCCAACCGAACCGCAACCGCCTGCTCTTCATCGACCCCAGCGTCGATGGCGTCAAGACCGGCCACACCGATGCCGCCGGCTACTGCCTGATTTCCTCGGCCCTGCGCGACAAGCGCCGCCTGCTCTCGGTCGTGCTCGGCACGGCTTCGGATTCGGCGCGCGCCACCGAGTCGCTCAAGCTGCTCAACTGGGGCTTCCTCTCCTACGATGCCGTGACGCTGTTCGCGAAAGAGCAGCCGGTCGCCGCGCTGCGCGTCTGGAAGGGTCAGCAAAGCCAGGTCAAGGCCGGTTTCACCAACGACATGGCGATTGCCGTGCCCAAGGGCTACGCCGAATCGGTGAAGTCCGAATTCGTTGCCGAGCCGCGTCTGATCGCGCCGATCGAGCTGGGCCAGAAGCTGGGCACGCTGAAAGTCAGCGTCGACGGCAAGCCCTATGGCGAATATCCGGTCGTTGCTCTTGAAAAAATCGAAATCGGCAACATCTTCATCCGTATCCTCGACAGCATCCGCCTCTGGTTCAACTGA
- a CDS encoding LysR family transcriptional regulator — protein MLNYKHLHYFWVVAQEGSITRAAERLGVAVQTISGQLSLLERQLGKALFNSQGRGLVLSDAGRLALGYADQIFQLGDALGEAVRNSDSESTLRLRAGITDGIPKLLAYRLLSSVTSMPLDIRLVCDEGEFETLLADLALHRLDVVLTDRAAPVGGNLKVFSTRLGDFATGLFAIPELVDRYAPDFPHSLNGAPMLLPTRHNALRGRIDRWLEGAGIRPKIVGEFEDSALLNTFGRGGLGIFPAPLVLADQIEASFNARPLGAMEAVSEQIYAISNERRIRHPAIEVLCAASPLGATTPGV, from the coding sequence ATGCTCAACTACAAACATCTTCATTACTTCTGGGTCGTTGCCCAGGAAGGCAGCATTACGCGCGCTGCGGAACGCCTTGGCGTTGCCGTCCAGACGATCAGCGGGCAATTGTCGCTACTGGAACGCCAGCTCGGCAAGGCCTTATTCAACAGCCAGGGACGCGGCCTGGTCCTGAGCGACGCGGGGCGCCTGGCGCTCGGTTACGCCGACCAGATTTTCCAGCTGGGCGACGCCTTGGGCGAGGCGGTGCGCAACTCCGACAGCGAATCGACGCTGCGCCTGCGCGCCGGCATTACCGACGGCATTCCCAAGCTGCTCGCCTATCGCTTGCTCAGCTCGGTCACCAGCATGCCGCTCGATATCCGCCTGGTTTGCGACGAGGGCGAGTTCGAAACCCTGCTCGCCGACCTCGCACTGCACCGCCTCGATGTCGTGCTAACCGACCGCGCCGCACCGGTCGGCGGCAACCTGAAGGTATTCAGCACCCGGCTGGGCGATTTCGCGACCGGGCTTTTTGCCATTCCGGAACTGGTCGACCGCTACGCACCCGACTTCCCGCACAGCCTCAACGGCGCGCCCATGCTCCTGCCCACCCGCCACAACGCACTGCGCGGCCGCATCGACCGCTGGCTGGAAGGTGCCGGCATCCGCCCGAAAATCGTTGGCGAATTCGAGGACAGCGCCCTGCTCAACACCTTCGGCCGCGGCGGCCTGGGCATTTTCCCGGCGCCGCTGGTTCTCGCCGACCAGATCGAGGCCTCGTTCAATGCCCGTCCGCTCGGCGCCATGGAGGCAGTCAGCGAACAGATCTACGCGATCTCCAACGAGCGTCGTATCCGCCACCCGGCGATCGAGGTTCTCTGTGCTGCCTCGCCACTGGGCGCCACGACGCCGGGGGTATAA
- the htpX gene encoding protease HtpX translates to MKRVLLFLATNFAVMLVLSLVTSLLGVNRFLTANGLNLGMLLVFAGVIGFGGAFISLLMSKSMAKWSTGARVIEAPSSSTEVWLVDTVARLAERAGLPMPEVAIYDGEPNAFATGATKNSSLVAVSTGLLQGMTREEVEAVLAHEVAHIANGDMVTLTLIQGVVNTFVVFLSRVVGYAVDSFLRRNDEESSGPGIGYMVTSMICEVVFGILASIIVAWFSRQREFRADAGAAQLLRSPLPMQNALRRLGSMHTESLPQNMAASGIAGGQGWMALFSSHPPLEERIAALGGR, encoded by the coding sequence ATGAAACGTGTTCTGCTCTTCCTTGCCACCAACTTCGCCGTGATGCTGGTGCTCAGCCTGGTCACCAGCCTGCTTGGCGTCAATCGCTTCCTGACCGCCAACGGACTCAATCTCGGCATGCTGCTTGTGTTCGCAGGTGTGATCGGCTTTGGCGGCGCCTTCATTTCGCTGCTGATGTCGAAAAGCATGGCCAAGTGGAGTACCGGTGCCCGCGTCATTGAAGCGCCGTCCTCCTCGACCGAGGTCTGGCTGGTCGACACGGTCGCGCGCCTTGCCGAACGGGCTGGTCTGCCGATGCCGGAAGTGGCCATCTATGACGGTGAGCCGAATGCCTTTGCGACTGGCGCCACGAAAAACAGTTCGCTGGTCGCCGTGTCGACCGGCCTGCTGCAGGGCATGACGCGTGAAGAAGTCGAGGCGGTGCTGGCGCATGAAGTTGCCCACATCGCCAATGGCGATATGGTGACGCTGACCCTGATCCAGGGCGTGGTCAATACCTTCGTTGTCTTCCTGTCGCGTGTTGTCGGCTACGCGGTCGACTCCTTCCTGCGCCGCAATGACGAGGAGAGCAGCGGCCCGGGCATCGGCTACATGGTGACCAGCATGATCTGCGAAGTGGTCTTCGGTATCCTGGCCAGCATCATCGTTGCCTGGTTCTCGCGCCAGCGTGAGTTCCGCGCCGATGCCGGTGCTGCGCAGCTGCTGCGTTCGCCGCTGCCGATGCAGAACGCGCTGCGCCGTCTGGGCAGCATGCATACCGAGTCCCTGCCGCAGAACATGGCCGCTTCCGGCATTGCTGGCGGCCAGGGCTGGATGGCGCTGTTTTCCAGCCATCCGCCGCTGGAAGAACGTATTGCTGCACTGGGAGGCCGTTAA